The Methanothrix soehngenii GP6 genome has a window encoding:
- a CDS encoding type II toxin-antitoxin system HicB family antitoxin, which yields MEYTILIHQAEEGGFWSEVPALPGCYSQGETIDQTLQNTKEAIESHLIALKEDLVAAPIEESLFIGKVRVEVPGL from the coding sequence ATGGAATATACTATTTTGATCCATCAGGCGGAAGAGGGTGGCTTCTGGTCTGAAGTTCCCGCTCTTCCTGGATGCTACTCTCAAGGAGAAACAATAGATCAAACCCTGCAAAATACCAAGGAAGCCATCGAATCCCACCTGATAGCCCTGAAGGAAGATCTAGTGGCGGCCCCAATCGAGGAGAGTCTATTCATAGGAAAGGTTAGAGTGGAAGTCCCCGGCCTGTGA
- the arcS gene encoding archaeosine synthase subunit alpha has protein sequence MTKYFEILRRDGPARMGKLLLNRQISTPGVITPDDYLSAGSIYSYNSLDEAIAIQEGLKGQKKLAILPYVPSALHSEPALELPAMDLDGPKGLLVHPFREKTPEGADVYLMGNAGSLKNPRDLVKAIIGVRDKTAPDSALYAPALATPANLALLVYLGIDLIDGTRMIADGLLGRYHTRDGVWSAKELAERDELFCLCPHCQKMREKETRQETDLLVAHNLQKLDEELLAVREAVRTQTIREYVERQMRVTPDQTAALRLLDAEHRYLERRTPVSRRSAFYANCAESLQRVEVTRFAERVLERYQAPQSDVLLLLPCSARKPYSTSRSHRLFAEAIGSARRYLHELILTSPLALVPRELEEAYPAASYDVPVTGRWDREERAWLAGCLKAYLKKNRYVRIVAHLDGELEELVRESGIDAVYTGGGTNGPALARLGEAIKEACRNAARLPDLRLLRYRAHADFYFGQGAGDALLAGKIVVRGREIQDENKRPLATWTINGNMALSMAGAKRLEPLGRYTVRIGDFLPRGSLLAPGVVDADEEIRPGDEVIVEGEQAFGIGRAKMSGWEMVASRRGVAVEIRHIKER, from the coding sequence ATGACAAAATACTTCGAGATCCTCCGCCGCGACGGCCCTGCTCGGATGGGAAAGCTCCTCCTGAACAGGCAGATCAGCACTCCCGGCGTTATCACTCCAGACGACTACCTATCCGCAGGAAGCATCTATAGCTATAATTCCCTGGATGAGGCCATAGCCATTCAGGAGGGGCTGAAGGGTCAAAAGAAGCTGGCCATCTTGCCTTACGTCCCTTCAGCATTGCACTCCGAGCCGGCCCTGGAGCTGCCCGCAATGGATTTGGACGGCCCCAAAGGATTGCTCGTCCACCCCTTCAGAGAGAAGACGCCGGAGGGGGCCGATGTTTATCTGATGGGCAATGCCGGAAGCCTCAAGAATCCCAGAGACCTGGTGAAGGCGATCATCGGGGTTAGGGATAAGACTGCTCCAGATAGCGCTCTTTATGCACCTGCTCTTGCCACGCCCGCCAATCTGGCCCTTCTGGTCTATTTGGGAATAGATCTCATTGATGGCACCAGGATGATAGCAGATGGCCTCCTGGGCCGTTACCATACCCGGGACGGAGTCTGGAGCGCCAAAGAGCTGGCCGAGAGGGATGAGCTTTTCTGCCTCTGTCCTCACTGCCAGAAGATGCGGGAGAAGGAGACCAGACAGGAGACGGATCTCCTCGTTGCCCATAACCTCCAGAAGCTCGATGAGGAGCTGCTGGCGGTCAGAGAAGCTGTCCGCACCCAAACAATCAGGGAGTACGTGGAGCGGCAGATGAGGGTGACGCCCGACCAGACCGCTGCCCTGCGCCTGCTGGACGCGGAGCACCGGTATCTGGAGAGGAGGACGCCCGTCAGCCGCCGCAGCGCTTTTTATGCCAACTGCGCCGAGTCATTGCAGAGGGTGGAGGTCACTCGATTTGCAGAAAGGGTTTTAGAGAGATATCAGGCTCCGCAAAGCGATGTGCTGCTGCTCCTGCCCTGCTCCGCTCGCAAGCCCTACTCCACCTCCCGATCACACCGCCTCTTCGCCGAGGCCATTGGCTCCGCCAGGCGCTATCTGCATGAGCTGATACTGACCTCGCCCCTGGCGCTCGTGCCACGGGAATTAGAGGAGGCTTATCCTGCTGCCAGCTACGATGTCCCCGTCACCGGCCGCTGGGATCGAGAGGAGAGAGCGTGGCTGGCCGGGTGCCTGAAAGCTTACCTGAAAAAGAACCGGTATGTCAGAATAGTGGCCCACCTGGATGGAGAGCTGGAGGAGCTGGTGCGAGAATCCGGCATTGATGCCGTCTATACCGGCGGAGGAACCAATGGTCCAGCCCTGGCACGCCTCGGTGAAGCGATAAAAGAAGCATGCCGTAACGCAGCACGCCTGCCAGATCTGCGGCTATTGCGTTACCGGGCCCATGCCGACTTTTATTTCGGCCAGGGTGCGGGCGATGCTCTGCTGGCGGGAAAGATCGTAGTCAGGGGCAGAGAAATTCAGGATGAGAACAAGAGGCCGCTGGCCACCTGGACAATAAACGGCAACATGGCGTTGTCGATGGCGGGGGCAAAGCGCCTGGAACCCCTGGGCCGCTATACGGTCAGGATAGGCGACTTTCTGCCCCGAGGCTCGCTGCTCGCACCGGGCGTGGTGGATGCAGACGAAGAGATCCGGCCGGGTGATGAGGTGATCGTCGAGGGCGAGCAGGCCTTTGGTATTGGCCGGGCGAAGATGTCCGGCTGGGAGATGGTGGCATCAAGGAGAGGAGTGGCGGTGGAGATCAGGCACATAAAGGAGAGGTAG
- the tgtA gene encoding tRNA guanosine(15) transglycosylase TgtA: MPDRFEILHKDLAGRIGRLSTLHGTVETPLLMPVINPHLPLIPPDELASMGAEMVITNSYIINQDPDLREGAIEQGLHHLLGFPGPIMTDSGAFQLSVYGDIDVLPLEILDFQFAIKSDISVPLDIPTPPDVSRERAESELNITEERLREAAGLKRDALLAGPVQGSTYPDLRERAGRFARELGFDLYPIGGVVPLMEAYRFRDLVDVVVSAKKGLGSGVPVHLFGAGHPMIFALAAAMGCDLFDSAAYALYAREGRYLTVQGTRKLEEMKHLPCSCPVCLKYTQQELMDSPQRSRELARHNLYVSLQEIKLVRQSIRDGSLWDLLETRCRSHPRMLDGLKRLASYGDWLEGLDSASKSTFFYLSPESASRPEVIRHGRRIERISLKGEVLITDDPNANPSGYDNVLNFKPPFGPYPTQLSETYPFNAEVPAEADDAAIDRAVRITRRLIEANPDARFTFRLKINLEERLEQLPKVHMP; the protein is encoded by the coding sequence ATGCCGGACCGCTTCGAGATACTGCATAAAGATCTGGCCGGAAGGATCGGCCGGCTTTCTACTCTTCATGGCACCGTCGAGACACCACTGCTCATGCCTGTGATAAATCCCCACCTTCCCCTCATCCCTCCAGATGAGCTGGCCTCGATGGGTGCGGAGATGGTTATCACCAACAGCTACATAATAAATCAGGATCCTGACTTGAGGGAAGGAGCAATAGAGCAGGGCTTGCACCATCTCCTGGGCTTTCCCGGGCCCATAATGACCGACTCAGGAGCCTTTCAGCTCTCCGTCTATGGCGATATCGATGTTCTGCCTCTGGAGATCCTTGATTTTCAGTTTGCCATAAAATCAGACATATCCGTGCCCCTGGATATACCCACCCCACCTGATGTCTCCAGGGAGAGGGCGGAGTCGGAGTTGAATATCACAGAGGAACGACTGCGGGAGGCAGCCGGCCTGAAGAGAGATGCCCTATTGGCCGGACCGGTTCAGGGATCTACCTATCCCGACCTCCGGGAAAGGGCGGGGAGATTCGCCCGAGAGCTCGGATTTGATCTTTATCCCATAGGAGGAGTGGTGCCTCTGATGGAGGCCTACCGTTTCAGGGATCTGGTAGATGTGGTTGTCTCTGCCAAGAAGGGTTTGGGCTCGGGGGTGCCAGTCCATCTCTTCGGAGCTGGACACCCCATGATCTTTGCCCTGGCCGCTGCTATGGGCTGCGACCTCTTCGACTCCGCTGCTTATGCCCTCTACGCCCGGGAGGGCCGCTATCTGACCGTCCAGGGAACTCGGAAGCTGGAGGAGATGAAGCATCTTCCCTGCTCCTGCCCAGTCTGCCTGAAATATACTCAGCAGGAGCTGATGGATAGCCCCCAAAGATCGAGGGAGCTGGCCCGCCACAACCTTTACGTCTCCCTGCAGGAGATCAAGCTCGTCCGGCAGAGCATTCGCGATGGCTCGCTATGGGACCTTCTGGAGACGCGCTGCCGGTCTCATCCCCGCATGCTCGACGGCCTGAAACGGTTGGCCTCATATGGAGATTGGCTGGAGGGCCTGGACTCAGCCAGCAAGTCCACATTTTTTTATCTGAGCCCAGAATCTGCAAGCCGGCCTGAGGTCATCCGCCATGGCCGGAGGATCGAGCGGATCAGCCTGAAAGGCGAGGTTCTGATCACCGATGATCCAAACGCGAACCCGAGCGGTTATGATAACGTCCTGAATTTCAAGCCACCATTCGGACCCTATCCGACGCAACTCTCGGAGACCTATCCATTCAACGCCGAAGTCCCGGCGGAGGCTGACGATGCGGCGATAGATCGAGCGGTAAGGATCACAAGAAGGCTGATCGAGGCCAATCCAGATGCCCGGTTCACCTTCCGGCTGAAGATCAACCTTGAAGAAAGATTAGAGCAATTGCCCAAGGTGCATATGCCATGA